In Seonamhaeicola sp. S2-3, the genomic window AGTTTCACCGTATGCTTTCTGGTATTATAGCTTCCAAAGCTATTTGCTATTTCAGCAAATGCTTCTTTAGAAAAGGCATCGGTTAACACATTTAAACTAGCCCCAAAAGCACCAGAGCCATTGGTTGATGTACCAACACCACGCTGTAATTGTAAGCTCTGAGTTGACGAGGCAAAGTCTCCTAAATTCACCCAAAAACTTCCTTGGCTTTCTGCATCATTATAAGGAATTCCGTTAATGGTTACATTTACCCTAGAGGCATCAGAACCACGTACTCTAATACTTGTATACCCTACACCTGCTCCAGCATCACTTGTAGTAACTACAGATGGTAAATAATTAAGTAAAGTAGGGATATCTTGCCCCAAATTACGTTTTGCCAGCTCCTCTTTACTTACATTTGAATGGGTAATGGGCGAATCTGCATCAACACGTACTGCTTTCACTAAAACTTCGTCTAGTTTTTCTGTTGAAGTTGAATCTTGTTGTACTTGATTTTGTTGCGCGTTTGCGCTGACTGATAACACTAAAAGTGTTAAAAAAAGAAATAAATTTTTCATGTCGATTAAAAAAATATAATCGAATAAAAAGAGGTAATTATTCTTTTGGTTATTAAAAATTGATTTTATTAAATAAGATGCTAAAACTAAATTGTTTAGTATAACATCTTAATATCCCTAAACAGCATTACCTGTTCTAGGTTCATTGGGTATGATCTCAGCCAGTTACTAAACAAGTTTAGTATTTAGGCACCCCTTTTTGAGAACAGCGCAAATATACAGCAGATTTATAAATTTTGAAGTATGAATTAATTTTTTTTAATCTAAACTTGGTTTTTGTCTATTAGCCTTTTTTTCAGCCTGCTTTCGTTTACTCTTTAATCGTTTTTTTATAACCGATTTTGGTGTTTTTGTAGCAATTCTTTGTTTCTTAACTTTTAAAGAGTTGTTAATTAACTCCATAAAACGTTTAATTACTAGTTCTTTATTTCTAATCTGGCTTCTACTTTCACTACAAGATAAAATTAATACTCCTTCTTTAGTTAGCCTATGTTTAAGTTTTGATAGAAGCCGTTGTTTTTGTGTTTCTGAGAACACCTTAGAATTTATTAAATTAAAATGTAACTCTACCTTAGTGGCCACTTTGTTAACATGCTGCCCGCCACTACCCGAACTTTTTACTGCTTTAAAAGTAAGCTCTTTTAATAATGATACTTCATTAAACATTATCCTCTACTTGGTGCGCCGGTTTTAATAAATCGTTTACTGTTTTAACCGGGTTAAAAGTTTCTAAAGGCACCTCAACAAAAATAGAATTCCAATACGCCATACTACCATTCCATAATCCGGGTAATTCTAAAGCTTTAACATCGGTTCCATTTTGAGTTTTCATAGTTATAAAAGCAGCTTCATGATCTACATATTCTTTTAAATTGAATTTTTCTCCTTTATAATTTTTAACGGCACAAACTAAATCTGTAGGATTAAAATGAGTTGCTTTATATACAATACCTTGTTGTTCTTTGCTACTAAAGTTAATTTGAGCAAATTCTACTATTTGAAGAGACACATCACCCGATTCTGCTTTTACCCAAAAAGGTCCTCCTCCTGGTTGTCCTTCGTTTTTAACCATACCACAAACCCTAATAGGTCTGTTAAATTTTTCTCTTAAATAGGCGCTTTTTTTCTCTGAACTAAATTCATCAAAATCTGATGGAACCATTACATTTAATCTGTGAATTAAAAATAAAGCCATGATTTTGTAATCCTCATCATCACAGTCATTTTTATCTAATTTATTTAAATATGCAAATACCTTTTCTTGAACGTTTAACAAAACACCTGCTAGTAATTTTTTGTATTCTGAAATAGATACATTTTTGTCTTCAACAGTAATATTATCTATATTCTTAATAAAGATTATATCATAATCTAATTCATTTAAATTCTCTAATAGTGCCCCATGTCCTGCGGGTCTAAATAAAATAGAATTATCTTCATTTCTATAAACTTTATTATCTGAAGTAAGCGCTACCGTTTCTGTAGCTTCCTTTTGATAAGAATATGACACTTTAAAAGTAACACCTGTTTTTTCTGTTAAATCATTTTTTATTTTTTCAAATTCAGACTTAAAATAATTGTGATGTTTTTTTGAAACTGTAAAGTGTAAATTTGCTGTTTTCTTTGAACTAGCATATAAAGTAGACTCTAGTAAATGCTCTCTAAAAGCCGAAACGACTTGATCTTGATATTTATGAAACGGTAATAGTCCTTTTGGGAAAAAGCTATAATTTAGAGCGTTCTCATCTAACATGGCTTTTACAAATGCACTGCAAGTTTCATCACATGTGAAGTAATCAAAGTTTGGAACTGTTTCTTTTAATTTTTTAACAACTTCTGAATAAAACGGGAAAGATTCTATATTTGAAAAAAAGGTTTTTACCAAATCATTATTCTGCCTATCAATATACTCGTTAATAGTTTCTTTTTCTGGATTATACGTTCTTAAAAACTGAAATAAAAATTTAAACATTCTAGTTGCTGCACCAGATGCTGGCACAAACTTAACAATAGACAAGTTATCCCTTTTATTATCATAAAATTGAATGTAATCTTGTATTTCTTTTTCAGTAAAACGTTCAATGCCTCTTCCTACAGTAGCTGCTGCTAATAGTTTAGAATAAGACATACCGTTTTTTAAACGTTCTATTTGGGCATGAACTTGATCTACAGTTATCCCTTTGCTATGAATTTGCTCAATGTCTTTTTCAGTGAACATTTTTTATTTTTTTAATAGTTTGTTTATATGGTTTACTGCTACTTCTAAACGTTCTTTTAGGCTTCCTTTTAATAAAACATAGGGTTTGTTTTGTTTTATTAACTCATCTTCAAAAGCCTTAAACATACGTTCTCTTTCATTTGGTTTATCACGTAAATCGTCGGCTTCCCAAGGGGTGTCAATATAAGTTAAAAAATACAAATCATACGTGTTTTTTAAGGCGTATTTTTCAAGAATAGGATCGCAAACTCCTGAGTAATATGTTTCTGAATATACTTTTGTTTCTAATAAATCGGTGTCACATATTAATACAGAATTGGTTTTTTGGGCTAATGTATTTTCTAATTTCATTTGTCCAATAGCAATTGGCAATAAATCCTTGGGTTCGCAGGTTTTTCGTTCATTATTCCATTTATTTTGAAGATACTCCCGCGCATATTCTGGCACCCAAACAGAATTATAATACCTAGCTAATTGCCTAGATAAGGTTGTTTTCCCTGTAGATTCTGGACCAAACAAAACTACTTTTATACAGTTTGCTGGTTGTTGTTTAAGATTTTTTTCCATGCTAAATAGCCTAAAATTGCAATAATAGTAAAACCTAAATATTGTAAACTAGTAAAGGTAAAACCCTTGTAAAAGTACAAAGGCACCGAAATAATATCGCCAATTATCCAGAAAATCCAGTTCTCCAGTTTGCGTCTAGCCATTAACCACATGCCAACAAAAAATATAGCTGTGGTAATGGTATCAACATAGGCTACCCATCCGTTCCATTTATCAAATGTTATGTAAACTAAATAAACAAAAAGTAAAGTTGCCATAAATATAGAGATACTTAGTTTTTTTTCGTTGAATGTTGTTAGAGATATTGGTGTAACATGCTCTTTATCAATTTTCTTCGTCCACACATACCAACCATAAACACTCATAATAAAGTAATACGCATTAATCATCATATCTCCCAACAATTCCCATTTTAATAGCAGATATACAAAAATAATTGTGCTTATCATCCCTGTTGGAAATACTAAAACTTTGTTTTGTTTAGAAAACCAAACCGAGAGAAACCCAAAAATTACTGCTATTATTTCAAGAACAATATCAACTGTTTCATATTCTAAATATTGCCCAAAGAAAAAATCAAAAATGGGGTTCATAATTGTGTCTGTCTGATTTTACAATTTTCATGTATAAAAGTCCCTTGTCAATAAGTTCAAAAGCTTCTTTAATTTCCTCATTTAATACCTCCATTACCTTGTCATAATCACCATACACCTGAGTACTTAAAGGGTTTTCTTTAACTTTTAGATTTGATGCTCTTAACCTTTTAATAAAGTGAATGATTGCAGGTTCAAAATCGTCTTGTAGTGGTGTTAATGTTAATTCTACTGATATTTTCATGATTTTATTTTAATTCTTCAAAAAATGATTCATTTTCTTCAAAAGCAGTACCAATTACTACTAAATCTGCTCCAGAATTATATGCGTTTTCTAGTTGTTTACTATTTTTTATGCCGCCTCCTACTATTAATGGAATACTAAGTTTATTTTTTACACTTTTTATAATGTCTTCTGAAATAGGACTTTTAGCACCACTTCCGGCTTCTAAATAAATGAGTTTCATACCCAAAAGTTCTCCAGCCTTTGCTGTTTTTGTAATTAGAGACACATTTATTCTTGACATGGGTTTGGTATTAGTAACACGCTCTACGGCAGATTTGTTTCCGCTTTCTATTAAAATATAGCCTGTTGGAATTATTTCTAGTCCTGTTTCTGATAATTTAGTAACAGAATCTACATGCTTACCTATTAAAAAATCAGGATTCCTACCAGAAATAAGCGATAAAAACAAAAGTCCGTCTGCCTTACCTGTAATCTGGTTTACATCTCCTGGAAACAAAACCACGGGAACATTGGTATATTTTTTTATTTCTTCAACTAAATCTTCGGTATCATTTTCATCAACAGTGCTTCCTCCTACAAAAATATGAGTAGCAACAGACTCATTAATTTTTGAAATAAATCTAGACACCTCATTAACTACCACCTTATCAGGGTCAATTAAAACTGCTAAAAGTTTATCACCTTTTAAAGCTGAAGCCTGTATTTTTTTATAAATAGAATTCATTTAAGTAATGGCATAAGCACAAGAAAAACCTTCAAATTCAATAAATTTAATTTGGTATCGGTATTTTCTGTTTAAGTAATCTATCCAAGCTATAGTTTCAGAATCTTCAATATTAAACGGAATAGTTAAACAATGATTTTTAAAACTTAAACCTGGCGTTGCAAAAAGTTTGTATAAAGACTCTTTTACACACCAAATTAATGTGAGTTTTTTTATATAATCGGGCTCATTTTCATTTAAATAATTGGTTTCATAATCAATAAATTTATGTGCAATTACTTTTATTTTTTCGCGTTGTTTTTCTATATCAATCCCAACAACCTCATTACTAATAATTACTGCTGAAAAATTAAAAGAATGTGTAATTGAAATATGTTTTCCATCACTTAAATGCGGTTTCCCAAACTCATCATAAACCAAATCAGAATCCTCATAACCAAATTCACGAAGCAAATGCCTAACACTTAAAAAACCACGCTGGTGCATGCTACTTTTCATAGCCTCTACACGCTGTAAACTTTTGTTAGTTAAAGCTAATGGTTTCATTAAATCACTGTAAGACTCTGTAATTTTCCAGATTTTAACACAAGTTTGTGAGTTGGGTATAAGGGTTTTATAAAGAGGCATTTAGTTTTATGAAAGTTATTGGCTATCTTTGCCGTTTAATATTTAAGACCCACAAATATAACAATATGAGTACAAAAACAGTTGCTTACGTTCCTAATAAGGTTAAAGATATTTCTTTAGCGGAATGGGGCAGAAAAGAAATAGAATTAGCAGAGGCCGAAATGCCAGGTTTAATGAGCTTACGCGAAGAGTACAAAGACCAACAACCCTTAAAAGGCGCTCGTATTGCTGGCTGCTTGCACATGACCATACAAACCGCAGTACTAATTGAAACTTTACAAGCTTTAGGTGCCGAAGTTACTTGGAGTTCTTGTAACATTTTCTCTACTCAAGATCAAGCTGCTGCTGCTATTGCCGCTGCTGGAACTGCTGTTTACGCATGGAAAGATATGACCGAAGAAGAGTTTGATTGGTGTATTGAGCAAACCTTATTTTTTGGTGAAGACCGTAAGCCACTTAACATGATTCTTGATGATGGTGGCGATTTAACCAATATGGTTTTAGATAAATACCCAGAATTAGCTGCCGGAATTAAAGGTTTAAGTGAAGAAACCACTACTGGTGTACACCGTTTATACGAGCGTGTTAAAAATGACACATTACCAATACCTGCTATTAATGTAAACGACTCGGTAACAAAATCTAAATTTGATAATAAATATGGGTGTCGCGAAAGTGCTGTAGATGCTATTCGTCGTGCAACCGATGTTATGCTAGCTGGAAAACGCGTAGTAGTTTGTGGTTATGGCGATGTTGGTAAAGGTACAGCTGCATCATTTAAAGGCGCCGGAAGTATTGTAACCGTTACAGAAATAGATCCCATTTGTGCTTTACAAGCAGCTATGGATGGTTTTGAAGTTAAAAAACTAGAAACCGTTGTTAGTAATGCCGATATTATAATTACAACTACAGGTAATAAAGACATTGTTCGTGCAGAACACTTTAAAGCCATGAAAGACAAAACCATAGTTTGTAACATTGGTCATTTTGATAACGAAATACAAATGGCTTGGTTAAACGAAAACTACGGAAACACTAAAAACACCATTAAACCACAAGTAGATAAATATACCATTGATGGTAACGATATTATTATACTTGCCGAAGGTCGTTTAGTAAATCTTGGTTGCGCTACTGGCCACCCAAGTTTTGTAATGAGTAACTCATTTACCAACCAAACTTTAGCACAAATAGAGCTTTGGAATCACAGCGACAAATACGAAAACAAAGTGTACATGCTACCAAAACATTTAGATGAAAAAGTAGCAAAACTTCACCTAGAAAAAATTGGTGTAGAATTAACAGAATTACGTGAAGACCAAGCTGAATATATTGGTGTTACTGTTGAAGGTCCATATAAACCAGAACATTACAGATATTAATTGTATGCTGAATAATGTCACACTGAGCGCAGTCAAAGTGTTTTTCGGCATCTCAAATAAAAAAAAATCCCAAGCTACATTTTTAGTTTGGGATTTTTTTTATTCTTCTTTTGGGCGTTACCACAAGGGTCGGGCTTTCGGCAGTCGCTCCTTCCTACGTCAGGGAGCTTCAACAAATGCCTCAATCCCTAACGCAGTAAAACTTCTCGATACAATTTCTCGTACCTCGAAATCACTCGAAGTGACGTAACTTATAAATAAAACTATACAACGTATTTAGCAAACAACCGTCAGTTCGAGTAATTCGCCTTAAGCGAATTGTATCGAGAACCTTTAAAAACTAAAATTAGCTAGACTTAACAGTTTTATAAACTACAACTTCTCGATACAATTTCTCGTGCCTCGAAATCACTAGTGACGTAACTTATAAAAAACTATACAACGTATTTAGTAAACAACCGTCAGTTCGAGTAATTCGCCTTAAGCGAATTGTATCGAGAACCTTTAAAAACTAAAATTAGCTAGACTTAACAGTTTTATAAACTACAACTTCTCGATACAATTTCTCGTGCCTCGAAATCACTCGAAGTGACGTAACTTATAAAAAACTATACAACATATTTAGTAAACAACCGTCAGTTCGAGTAATTCGCCTTAAGCGAATTGTATCGAGAACCGTTTTAATCCTTTCTCATTAATCCTGCTCAAAATACCACCATAAACTGGAATCTATACTCGATTTCATTTTATTTACATCAGCCTCATCTTTTAAAAAAACCGTTAGGTTTTCGCTTACTCGGTTTCGTTCAACACTTTTTCTAATTTCAATAGTATCAATTTCATTAAAATGCTCTAAATGCTTTTTAATTCTAGAGTCTAAAGATTCATCTCCTAAAAAAATCTTAATTGTAGGTTGCGTTGGGGAATTCCGTATTTCTGATCTGAATGGTAGCATAAGCATAAATTTTTAAAGTAAAACATGTTCTTAATTGCAAATGCAATAGCCTAAGTTAATAATTTATTATGGTAAAATCAATAAAAAAGCCCTTCTCTATTACAGAAAAGGACTTTATTTTATAACAAAATATTAGATTACTATTGCAAATTAAGCTTTTTTAAATCATGAAAAAAGAAAGTCTTATCATCATTCATACTAACAAATAGTCCATTAGGAAATTTATCACCCAATGCTTCTGTAGTTACCTCACAACCATCAGTTTCTGTGGTTCCTAGGTTAATTTCTTTTATAAAAGCATTAGTTTCTACATCAAAAATATTGAATGTTCCCGCTTGCTGGTTTGATACTATTAAAAATGAATTATTTGGATAATTAGCAATGGCAATACCTTCAATATCCTCTTTAAAATATTCACCTCCAAAACAATAAATTTCTTTGTCTCCTTTTGAAGGTTCTGCATAATATTTACGAATACAATGTCCTTCATCAGAATAGTAAACAATACCATTTTGGTTATCTACAGCTATTGCTTCAATTTCTTTTTTACCGCTAAACTCACCAAACTTTCTAACCAAATTTGCTTTAACGCCAGTGCTATCTGAGACCAATTCATACTGATATAAATACCCGTTTTTAGGACCTGTTTTTCTGCCCACAATAGCATAAAATTTATTGGTTTTGACTGATTTATACAAAGCTATTCCCATTGGTAAATTAGCCTCTGGCATGGTAGCATCTGTAAAAACTTTAAATCCTCCGTTATCTAATGGTTTCATATCTGGAACTGTATATAACCTAATTTGCTGACGCTCTCTTTCAGTAAATGCCATGATATCGACTTTTGTTGAATCATTTAACTGAAAATCATATTCTAAATCTACATTATTTGGACGTTTTAAGCCTCTAATGGTTTTACTTTCAATTATTTTACCATCTAAATCAAAAGCGTAAATAGCACCTTCTGTATCTTTATCTGTTCCAAAAACAATACTTTTTGAAGCATCGTTTTTGTTTACCCAAATAGCAGGGTCATCGGTATCATGCAAGGTCTTTTCTGTAATAACATCTGGTGGCGTTACAGGCAACTTTTTTCCGCATGATACTAATATTAACCCAACTAGTATAATAAGTTTATTCATTTTAATTTTTTGCTTTAAATAAGTCATACTTTAAACCAAATGTAATGCGTCTTCCATAATATTCAGCTTGCATCGTTCTATTTTTAACGCCTTGGAAATAACGTAATGGTTGATCTGTAATGTTGTTTAAATCGAAATACAATCTTAAGTTATCATTAAAAGCGTAAGATGCGTTAAAATCTAACAAGAATTGCTCATCGTAATATCTATCTTCAAAAGCATTCCCTCCTATTTCATCAATATAAGCATCAGAATAGTTTGCAGATAAACGTAAGTTCAATTTTTTACCGCTATATGACACCGATCCGTTAAACATATTTGGAGCTGTACCGGGTAAGTCTAAATCATCACGCTCATCACCATCTTCATTTCTTATACCATCTGCACTAGAGGTTAAATACGTGTAGTTAGCCATAATACCTAAATTTTTAAGGAATCCAGGTAAGAAATCTAACTGACGTTGAAAAGACACCTCTGCTCCTGTAACTGTAGCATCATCTCCGTTTTGAGGTTGAAACGCATCATATCCTGTACTTGTATCTTCAAATTGGAAGGTGTAAATGAAATCTGATATATTTTTATGAAATACTCCTCCAGAAATAATACCAACACTTTTAAAATAGTGTTCTGCCATTAAATCAAAGTTCATAGAAGTTGTAGCTTCTAAATCTGGGTTTCCTAAAAATATTTCTTCATCATCATTAACAACATCTATACTTGGTACAATATCGGCATAATTAGGTCTTGCCAACGTGTTTGTCCATGCAAAACGTAATACAGTATTGTTGCTAATATTGTATTTAAAATGTACTCCTGGTAAAATATTTATATAGTCTTTTTCTTCTGTAATGATACCAATAACATCTTCTTCATCTTCAATTTCATTACCCGTTGCTTCTGTTTTAGTACTCTCTAATCTTAAACCAGCTAAAACACTAAGTTTATCTGATAGTTTTTGATCAAACATAGCGTAAGCCGCATATACGTTTTCTTTTACTTCATAGTTAGCTCTTAGGTACTCATCTGGCACATCAGATTCTTCAAATAAAGATGCATTAGAAAAATCTAAATCTCCTAAGAATTCTTCGTCTACAAAAAACCCTGCTTTGTACTTACTACCTGCTAAATAATCATCCGTTGTTTTATCTACTAAGGGTAGGTTTAGCATATTTTCATAAAAATCTTCATTTAAACCTTCATACTCAAAGAAGTTATTATCTCTTTGTTTTTCTTTTACTTTAGCTCTAGCTCCAAATTTTAAGAACCCACCTTTACCTAATAAGTTTGCAGGTAATTTAAAGTTAACAAAGGCATTAAAATCTTTTTCGTCTGTATATTGATTTTCTTCGGTAAATTCACCAAATTCAAAATTACTTGGAGAGGCATTGGCAGAATTTTCGGGAGTAAATAAAGGAAATTTAGAATCTGATACGTCATTTAAAATTATATATTCAGATTCATATTCTGCATATCTTTCATGTAAACGTTCTTCTGAAGCTTTTGCATAAGACGCTAACCAATCTAACTGCAGTTTACCAAATAAATGCTCGCCTCCTAAACTATAGTTTTGCATACGTTGGTCTTCTAAACGGGTATTTTTATTTCTGTCATTATCAATACCTCCTTTGGTTTGTCTTTTAACCTCTACTGGAAATCTTGTAGGAATACCATTGGTAATTGTAAAATCTCCTTCTTCTATATCTTCGGCATCTAAAATTTCATGCTCTAACCTAAATCTATTCTCTCTATCATCACGCCAGTTGTACATAGATTTAATAAAAATCTTGTTATTAGCATTAAACGCATAATCAAAGTTAGCAGAAAAACTTCTACGAATTCTTTGTACAAAATAGGCGCGTTGTTCAAAAACGTTGGTGTATGGATTTACATCTACTTCAACTTCTTCATCTGCATCGGCATCATAATAAGCAAACTCATCTGTCCATTCTGCTTCTATATTATCAGAGCCAAAATCGTTATCGTTAATTGATGATGATAGCATCCATCCAAACTTACCATTTTTACTTCTATCTCCTATCAAGAAAGAGGCATTAAGTATTCTTCTATCTGTAATTGTGTTAACCCCAGAACCTAAAGTTGCTGCTACTCTAAATCCGTTAGGAGATGTTCTAGTTACTAAATTTACAGAACCTCCTAAAGCATCTGCATCCATATCTGGTGTTACAGCTTTATTAACTTCAATAAGTTGAATCATGTCTGATGGAATAAGATCCATTTGAACATTTCTGTTATCACCTTCAGCCGAAGGAATTCTACTACCATTTAATGTAACCGAGTTTAATTGAGGCGCTAAACCACGCACAATAATATTACGTGCTTCACCTTGATCTACTTGCATGGTAATACCAGGAATACGCTTTACGGCATCACCAATATTAGCATCTGGAAATTTACCAATTTGATCGGTTGATACTATATTAGTAATGTTTTGCTTGTTTTTTTGGGCATTTAATGCCTTTGCTTGTCCACTATTATAACCGTTTATTACAATATCTTCTAACTCTAAAGCTTTTGCACTAATTGCTATAGTAACATTTGTTGTTTCGCCGTTTTTTATTTCAACCTCTGTTTCGGTATCGGCATACCCTAAATACATGACTTTAATAGTTTGGTTTCCTGAGGGAACATTTACGAAAACAAACTTACCATCTACATCAGAAATCACACCTTTATTTAGTGATTCTATTAGCACGTTTGCAAAAGGAACGGCTAGTCCTTTTTCATCAATAATGGTTCCTTGAATATTTCCATTTTGCGAAAACCCCAAAAAAGAAAATATCAAGGTTAATAATAAAAATGCATATTGTTTTTTCATGATTAATTAATTGGTTAATTATTAATACGAAATAACAAAAGCACCTTACTATCTTTATTAATTAAATTTTAAGTTATGGTTATTTATACGAAAGAAAAAACCTATATTTTAAGTTCACTTAACATTAAGAAGAACTTTAGTAAACATGAGTAACAATAAAAAAAGCCCCTTCTGAATTAACAGAAGGAGCTTTAGAGTATTTTTATAAAACTTACTTATTAAGCCTCAAATGGCTCAATAGATACGTAAGATTTATTATCTTTTTTCTTAGTGAATTTTACAATACCATCAACTTTGGCATGTAATGTGTGATCTTTTGAAGAATACACATTTTCACCTGGGTGATGTGTATTTCCTCTTTGTCTTACGATAATGTTTCCAGCTATTGCAGCTTGACCACCAAAAATCTTAACACCTAAGCGTTTTGATTCTGATTCTCTACCGTTTTTCGAACTTCCGACTCCTTTTTTATGTGCCATTTTATTTCGATTTTATTTTAACAATAAGAAGTAAGCTTAAGCTTTACCTCCATCTAATTCGTCTTGCCATTTTTTAAGTTCATCCCACTTACCTTCAGCAGCTAATTTAGCTTGTTCTGGCCAAGTGTCTGTAACATGGTTACCTCTTACATCTGCAATAATTTCAGAGATTTTCTCTGGAGTAGAAGCAGCTAAATCTGCAAATGTTGCAATTCCAGCTTCAACTAGCGTTGATGCAATTTTAGGTCCTATACCTTCAATTTTCTTTAAGTCATCTGCTTTTCCTGTAGCTTTTTTAGCTGC contains:
- a CDS encoding TonB-dependent receptor gives rise to the protein MKKQYAFLLLTLIFSFLGFSQNGNIQGTIIDEKGLAVPFANVLIESLNKGVISDVDGKFVFVNVPSGNQTIKVMYLGYADTETEVEIKNGETTNVTIAISAKALELEDIVINGYNSGQAKALNAQKNKQNITNIVSTDQIGKFPDANIGDAVKRIPGITMQVDQGEARNIIVRGLAPQLNSVTLNGSRIPSAEGDNRNVQMDLIPSDMIQLIEVNKAVTPDMDADALGGSVNLVTRTSPNGFRVAATLGSGVNTITDRRILNASFLIGDRSKNGKFGWMLSSSINDNDFGSDNIEAEWTDEFAYYDADADEEVEVDVNPYTNVFEQRAYFVQRIRRSFSANFDYAFNANNKIFIKSMYNWRDDRENRFRLEHEILDAEDIEEGDFTITNGIPTRFPVEVKRQTKGGIDNDRNKNTRLEDQRMQNYSLGGEHLFGKLQLDWLASYAKASEERLHERYAEYESEYIILNDVSDSKFPLFTPENSANASPSNFEFGEFTEENQYTDEKDFNAFVNFKLPANLLGKGGFLKFGARAKVKEKQRDNNFFEYEGLNEDFYENMLNLPLVDKTTDDYLAGSKYKAGFFVDEEFLGDLDFSNASLFEESDVPDEYLRANYEVKENVYAAYAMFDQKLSDKLSVLAGLRLESTKTEATGNEIEDEEDVIGIITEEKDYINILPGVHFKYNISNNTVLRFAWTNTLARPNYADIVPSIDVVNDDEEIFLGNPDLEATTSMNFDLMAEHYFKSVGIISGGVFHKNISDFIYTFQFEDTSTGYDAFQPQNGDDATVTGAEVSFQRQLDFLPGFLKNLGIMANYTYLTSSADGIRNEDGDERDDLDLPGTAPNMFNGSVSYSGKKLNLRLSANYSDAYIDEIGGNAFEDRYYDEQFLLDFNASYAFNDNLRLYFDLNNITDQPLRYFQGVKNRTMQAEYYGRRITFGLKYDLFKAKN
- the rpmA gene encoding 50S ribosomal protein L27, whose amino-acid sequence is MAHKKGVGSSKNGRESESKRLGVKIFGGQAAIAGNIIVRQRGNTHHPGENVYSSKDHTLHAKVDGIVKFTKKKDNKSYVSIEPFEA